One genomic segment of Nonomuraea coxensis DSM 45129 includes these proteins:
- a CDS encoding phosphoribosylaminoimidazolesuccinocarboxamide synthase yields MKHVHSGKVRDLYETDEGLLLMVASDRISAFDHVLEPDIPDKGAILTQLSLWWFDQLKDIVPNHVVARGGEARAVLCRPLRMVQVECVARGYLAGGGLSEYRAGGAVSGVRLPEGLEDGSRLPEPIFTPSTKAPQGEHDEPIPYERVVAEVGAETAEELRRITLAVYTRGAQVAAERGIILADTKIELGWDADGVLTLGDEVLTPDSSRFWPADEWRPGRSQPSFDKQYVRDWLLSPESGWDKSSGNPPPRLPDHVVERTRQRYLEAYERLTGVPFSG; encoded by the coding sequence GTGAAGCACGTGCACTCCGGCAAGGTACGCGACCTCTACGAGACCGACGAGGGTCTGCTGCTGATGGTGGCCTCCGATCGGATCTCCGCCTTCGACCACGTGCTGGAGCCCGACATCCCCGACAAGGGGGCTATTCTCACGCAGCTCTCGCTGTGGTGGTTCGACCAGCTCAAGGACATCGTGCCCAACCACGTGGTGGCGCGCGGCGGCGAGGCGCGCGCCGTGCTGTGCCGGCCGCTCAGGATGGTGCAGGTCGAGTGCGTGGCGCGCGGTTATCTGGCGGGCGGCGGGCTGAGCGAGTACCGCGCGGGCGGCGCGGTCTCCGGCGTGCGGCTGCCCGAGGGGCTGGAGGACGGCTCGCGGCTGCCGGAGCCGATCTTCACGCCGTCCACGAAGGCGCCGCAGGGCGAGCACGACGAGCCGATCCCGTACGAGCGGGTGGTGGCCGAGGTCGGCGCGGAGACCGCCGAGGAGCTGCGCAGGATCACGCTGGCCGTCTACACGCGCGGCGCGCAGGTCGCCGCCGAGCGCGGCATCATCCTCGCCGACACCAAGATCGAGCTCGGCTGGGACGCCGACGGCGTTCTGACGCTGGGCGACGAGGTGCTGACGCCCGACTCCTCGCGGTTCTGGCCGGCCGACGAGTGGCGGCCCGGGCGGTCCCAGCCGTCTTTTGACAAGCAATATGTACGCGACTGGCTACTTTCGCCCGAATCCGGATGGGACAAATCCTCAGGAAACCCCCCACCCCGTCTTCCCGACCATGTCGTCGAGCGCACCCGGCAGCGATACCTAGAAGCGTATGAGCGGCTCACAGGGGTTCCCTTTAGCGGATGA
- a CDS encoding GTP cyclohydrolase IIa — MTPDLTIGVVGPHDLVERVMLMGHAAAPLPCRLVAAAYRDEQEAPDKVTRLGPGVDACLFASPVPYDLARRSGVLTMPATYVQLGGAALVAALAKAALDTRIDPQRVSIDVISRADVEEAYTDLGIPATDVHSRDEPGATGTIAAYHERLARQGVTTGALTCLPAVAERLHAAGVPVIRIRPTSAAVRTALHTAALLGAHHRLEESQLTVVLVEVPTLREPVRRAAPRYWRDELRLSLHRLLVQESNRINATVWPIDDHSYLVTATRGSIAAATDGFRVLPFAARIRDELGLAVEVGVGMGRTTHDAESHARAALARTQAGKQAQGFAVDREGRALIPAPRMPPAGATALKPKGVEVLARLAAKLEGGDTVVDAEGAGKMLGVTPRTARRLLRTLVDEGLAWPLPPNRTPQPGRPRQLYRLIVEKLGPR, encoded by the coding sequence ATGACCCCGGACCTCACCATCGGCGTGGTCGGACCCCACGACCTGGTCGAGCGGGTCATGCTGATGGGTCACGCCGCTGCACCGCTGCCGTGTCGCCTCGTCGCCGCCGCGTACCGCGACGAGCAGGAGGCGCCCGACAAGGTGACACGGCTAGGTCCCGGTGTCGACGCATGTCTGTTCGCCAGCCCGGTCCCCTATGACCTGGCCAGGCGTTCCGGCGTGCTGACGATGCCGGCGACCTACGTGCAACTCGGCGGAGCGGCATTGGTGGCGGCGCTGGCGAAGGCGGCGCTGGACACTCGGATCGACCCCCAGAGGGTCAGCATCGACGTGATAAGCCGGGCGGACGTCGAGGAGGCGTACACCGACCTCGGCATCCCGGCAACGGACGTGCACAGCCGCGACGAGCCGGGAGCCACCGGCACGATCGCGGCCTACCACGAACGCCTGGCCCGCCAGGGGGTCACCACGGGGGCGCTCACCTGCCTCCCCGCGGTGGCCGAACGCCTGCACGCGGCGGGGGTGCCGGTCATCAGGATCCGGCCCACCTCGGCGGCGGTGCGCACCGCGCTGCACACCGCGGCGCTGCTCGGCGCGCACCACCGGCTGGAGGAGTCGCAGCTCACCGTGGTGCTGGTGGAGGTGCCGACGCTGCGCGAGCCCGTACGCCGCGCCGCGCCCCGCTACTGGCGCGACGAGCTGCGGCTGTCGCTGCACCGGCTGCTGGTCCAGGAGTCGAACCGGATCAACGCCACCGTCTGGCCGATCGACGATCACAGCTACCTGGTCACCGCGACCAGGGGCTCGATCGCGGCGGCCACCGACGGGTTCCGGGTGTTGCCGTTCGCCGCCAGGATCCGCGACGAGCTGGGGCTGGCGGTCGAAGTGGGCGTGGGCATGGGGCGCACGACGCACGACGCGGAGTCGCACGCGCGGGCCGCGCTGGCCCGTACCCAGGCGGGCAAGCAGGCACAGGGCTTCGCCGTGGACCGCGAGGGGCGGGCGCTCATCCCGGCCCCGCGGATGCCACCGGCCGGTGCCACCGCGCTGAAACCCAAGGGCGTGGAGGTGCTGGCCAGGCTGGCGGCGAAGCTGGAGGGCGGCGACACGGTGGTGGACGCGGAAGGAGCGGGCAAGATGCTGGGGGTCACCCCCCGGACGGCCCGGCGGTTGCTGCGCACGTTGGTTGACGAGGGACTCGCGTGGCCGCTACCGCCCAACCGCACTCCGCAGCCGGGCCGCCCTCGGCAGCTCTACCGGCTGATCGTGGAGAAGCTGGGCCCGAGGTGA
- a CDS encoding type II toxin-antitoxin system HipA family toxin yields MSKSGTDAHVFLGDRQVGTLSNRAGRVAFHYSDRAPERPVLGLHYEYDPRRVDKAPGGQLPSWFANLLPERESGLRRFFTAQLGLKHVSDFALLVHLGRDLPGAVHVRSDDPDLADRFFGAGPEVRRQAAKMSFSLAGMQVKLSMRQIQQGEYRYVGVGGDWIVKFPSGKHDLLPENENAMMTWARLAGMNVPEHHLVSPEHLQEVPPELAGSGGSAFAVRRFDRDGEERVHQEDFAQVFNLLPFEKDRGSAEAVGRVIARECPDDMTEFVRRLTACIVMGNTDEHLKNWSLQYPGGRARRLSPAYDLVSVTSYDAFRRDVLTLPIADQADPMYISLDHFRRFADALSIDPEATVATARETAALMAEAWPEVMAECEVPLFVAQHVETRLRSLPLVGRGER; encoded by the coding sequence ATGAGCAAGTCCGGCACGGACGCGCACGTGTTTCTGGGTGACCGTCAGGTCGGCACGCTCAGTAATCGCGCCGGCCGGGTGGCCTTCCACTATTCCGACAGAGCGCCGGAACGCCCCGTCCTGGGCCTCCACTACGAGTACGATCCACGACGCGTGGACAAGGCGCCCGGCGGCCAACTCCCTTCGTGGTTCGCCAACCTGCTTCCGGAGCGCGAATCCGGCCTGCGGCGCTTCTTCACCGCTCAACTTGGCCTCAAGCACGTCAGCGATTTCGCGCTCCTTGTTCACCTGGGCCGCGACCTGCCCGGTGCCGTACATGTGCGGAGCGATGACCCTGACCTCGCCGACCGGTTCTTCGGCGCCGGTCCCGAGGTTCGGCGGCAGGCCGCCAAAATGAGCTTCTCGCTGGCAGGCATGCAGGTCAAACTCTCGATGCGGCAGATTCAGCAGGGCGAATACCGTTACGTGGGCGTGGGTGGCGACTGGATCGTCAAGTTCCCCAGCGGCAAGCACGACCTTCTGCCGGAGAACGAGAACGCCATGATGACCTGGGCACGACTGGCCGGCATGAACGTGCCCGAACATCACCTGGTATCTCCGGAGCACCTGCAGGAGGTGCCTCCCGAACTGGCCGGATCCGGCGGGAGCGCTTTCGCGGTGCGCCGCTTCGACCGCGACGGCGAGGAGCGCGTTCATCAGGAGGACTTCGCGCAGGTCTTCAATCTCCTTCCCTTCGAGAAGGACCGGGGCAGCGCCGAGGCGGTCGGCCGGGTGATCGCACGGGAATGCCCGGACGACATGACGGAGTTCGTGCGGAGGCTGACCGCGTGCATCGTCATGGGAAACACTGACGAGCATCTGAAGAACTGGTCCCTCCAGTATCCGGGCGGCCGCGCGAGACGCCTGTCACCCGCGTACGATCTCGTCTCGGTGACGTCGTACGACGCCTTCAGACGCGACGTCCTCACGCTGCCCATCGCCGACCAGGCCGATCCGATGTACATCTCGCTCGACCACTTCCGGCGGTTCGCCGATGCCCTGTCCATCGACCCCGAGGCGACGGTCGCTACAGCGCGGGAGACGGCCGCCCTCATGGCCGAAGCGTGGCCGGAGGTGATGGCCGAGTGCGAGGTGCCCCTGTTCGTTGCTCAGCATGTGGAGACCCGTCTGCGCTCCCTCCCCCTCGTCGGACGCGGTGAACGGTAG
- a CDS encoding DUF262 domain-containing protein: MTTVTRPHVTQVRPPELVDMALSGRIRLPSFQRSYRWRREDVVKLFDSILRGYPIGDLLMWSRPAGSAELTIGPLTLDVPATPEALWVIDGQQRITSLVGALAAPPDTVDPRFRIFFDLRTESFVSAGQRDDVPDHWFPLPTALSNSRTLSWQRERPWLAEQDFSRCDELVTAIRDYPIPMYVVKADDEQTLREIFDRLNNFGRRLRRAEIFNALHTVSGQMKPSGLASLAESISGFGYGEVPEQVLMQSVLAVRGGRIDRDFRAEFQHDRDRHESFQLAEKSLGTAIEFLRDEVGIPHLRLLPYMLFLPVLVRFAALFGYPEGRAAELLRRWVWRGSVLGVTPQGNTVALRKNASAVGDDPIESADRLLKLLPSGREWLPDLRATKLNQARAKVNLLGMLSVRPRILVSGEGDDGRTFSVGDPIDPVRLLDGPTSPLIPIVESGTELGGGVANRLVHPSTLTRADIDRALDGPTAVNGEVLLSHFIDSTAMECRRRGDHQGFLALRARRIATTIIDHVQEGALFGFPDGPDITQLLEPGELA; encoded by the coding sequence ATGACCACGGTCACCAGGCCACACGTCACTCAAGTAAGGCCACCCGAACTTGTCGACATGGCACTGTCGGGTCGCATCCGCCTTCCCTCCTTCCAGCGCTCATACCGCTGGAGGCGTGAAGACGTCGTCAAGCTCTTCGACAGCATCCTCCGCGGTTACCCCATCGGTGATCTCCTGATGTGGAGCAGGCCCGCGGGCAGCGCCGAACTGACGATCGGTCCGCTCACCCTCGACGTGCCCGCGACACCGGAGGCACTCTGGGTGATCGACGGGCAACAGCGCATCACCAGCCTGGTCGGCGCGCTCGCGGCCCCCCCGGACACCGTGGATCCTCGCTTTCGCATCTTCTTCGATCTACGGACGGAGAGCTTCGTCTCAGCAGGACAACGGGACGACGTCCCCGACCATTGGTTCCCGTTGCCCACCGCGCTCTCCAACAGCCGCACTCTCTCCTGGCAACGCGAACGCCCGTGGCTCGCTGAGCAGGATTTCTCGCGATGCGACGAGCTTGTGACCGCCATCCGCGACTACCCGATCCCGATGTACGTGGTGAAGGCGGACGACGAACAGACGCTGCGTGAGATCTTCGACAGGCTGAACAACTTCGGACGCCGCCTGCGGCGTGCGGAGATCTTCAACGCCCTGCACACCGTGTCCGGGCAGATGAAGCCGTCGGGCCTCGCCTCACTTGCCGAGAGCATCAGCGGCTTCGGTTACGGCGAGGTTCCTGAGCAGGTGCTCATGCAGTCGGTGCTGGCGGTCAGAGGCGGCCGGATCGACCGGGACTTCCGTGCGGAGTTTCAGCACGACCGGGACCGGCACGAGTCCTTTCAACTGGCGGAGAAGTCGCTCGGCACCGCGATCGAGTTTCTTCGGGACGAGGTCGGAATCCCTCATCTCCGGCTGCTGCCTTACATGTTGTTCCTGCCCGTTCTCGTGCGCTTCGCCGCATTGTTCGGCTATCCGGAAGGGCGCGCCGCGGAGTTGCTCCGGCGCTGGGTCTGGCGAGGCTCCGTCCTGGGCGTCACCCCGCAGGGCAACACAGTGGCGCTGCGGAAGAACGCATCGGCCGTCGGAGACGATCCGATCGAAAGCGCCGACAGACTGCTCAAGCTGCTGCCCTCAGGGAGGGAATGGCTGCCGGACCTCCGGGCAACCAAACTCAACCAGGCACGGGCGAAAGTCAACCTTTTGGGCATGCTGTCCGTGCGTCCACGCATTCTCGTTTCAGGTGAAGGTGATGACGGCAGGACGTTCTCCGTCGGAGACCCGATAGATCCAGTCCGCCTGCTCGACGGTCCGACCAGCCCGCTGATACCCATTGTGGAATCCGGCACGGAGCTTGGTGGCGGGGTGGCCAATCGTCTCGTCCATCCCAGCACTCTGACCAGGGCGGACATAGATCGCGCGCTTGACGGTCCGACGGCGGTGAACGGCGAGGTTCTCCTGAGTCATTTCATCGACAGCACGGCCATGGAGTGCCGGCGGCGCGGTGACCACCAGGGGTTCCTAGCTCTGCGAGCCCGCCGGATAGCGACGACCATCATCGACCACGTCCAGGAAGGCGCCCTCTTCGGATTCCCCGACGGCCCGGACATCACTCAACTGCTCGAACCCGGAGAACTCGCATGA
- a CDS encoding EamA family transporter, whose product MPGNTADTPRPLMVWGALAIVYVVWGSTYLGIKIAIETMPPMLSGSLRFAVAALLLGAFLLVRKGTGPFRMSGRQLGGAALVGVLLLTGGNGMVAVAEQHISTGLAALLVASVPLWLVVFRIAARDRPALLTLLGVLVGFGGVAALSIGGGGETASTTGIVVILLASLSWSIGSFLSARVPMPPNVWAASMVEMAAGGLGLLVTGLSFGERLDVAAVSGRSWAGLAYLILVGSLVGFTAYTWLLGNAPISLVSTYAYVNPAVAVVLGVLVVNEVATTQMLAGGAVILVGVALVVSTERRSKVRTAVTAEEVKV is encoded by the coding sequence ATGCCTGGCAACACTGCTGACACCCCCCGCCCGCTGATGGTCTGGGGCGCGTTGGCCATCGTCTACGTGGTGTGGGGCTCGACCTACCTCGGCATCAAGATCGCCATCGAGACCATGCCGCCGATGCTCAGCGGCTCGCTGCGGTTCGCCGTCGCCGCCCTCCTGCTCGGCGCCTTCCTGCTGGTGCGCAAGGGCACCGGCCCGTTCCGCATGTCGGGCCGGCAGCTCGGCGGGGCCGCGCTGGTCGGGGTGCTGCTGCTGACCGGGGGCAACGGCATGGTGGCCGTGGCCGAGCAGCACATCTCCACCGGTCTCGCGGCCCTGCTCGTGGCGTCGGTGCCGCTCTGGCTCGTGGTGTTCCGCATCGCGGCGCGGGACCGGCCCGCGCTGCTCACGCTGCTGGGCGTGCTCGTCGGCTTCGGCGGGGTCGCCGCGCTGTCGATCGGCGGCGGCGGCGAGACGGCGAGCACCACCGGGATCGTGGTGATCCTGCTGGCCTCACTGTCGTGGTCGATCGGCTCGTTCCTGTCGGCGCGCGTCCCGATGCCGCCCAACGTGTGGGCGGCCAGCATGGTCGAGATGGCGGCCGGCGGCCTCGGCCTGCTGGTGACCGGGCTGTCGTTCGGCGAGCGGCTCGACGTGGCGGCGGTCTCGGGGCGCTCGTGGGCGGGCCTCGCCTACCTGATCCTGGTCGGCTCGCTGGTCGGCTTCACCGCCTACACCTGGCTGCTCGGCAACGCGCCCATCTCACTCGTGTCGACCTACGCCTACGTCAACCCGGCCGTCGCGGTCGTGCTCGGCGTGCTCGTGGTCAACGAGGTGGCCACGACGCAGATGCTCGCCGGCGGCGCGGTCATCCTGGTGGGCGTCGCCCTGGTGGTCTCCACCGAGCGACGCTCCAAGGTCAGGACGGCGGTCACCGCCGAAGAGGTCAAGGTCTAG
- a CDS encoding rhodanese-like domain-containing protein — protein MSAINAEAVAHFAGRLTFETDVSDVAADLAARRPGLVVVDSRSGESWDQGHVPGAVHLPTREIAARAAALVPPDAQVVTYCWGPGCNGATRAALEFARLGYQVKEMIGGFEYWAREGFEIETASGVTRRPVDALTAPVEAIACGC, from the coding sequence ATGTCCGCGATCAACGCCGAGGCCGTCGCCCACTTCGCCGGCCGCCTGACGTTCGAGACCGACGTCTCCGACGTCGCCGCCGACCTCGCCGCGCGCCGGCCCGGCCTCGTGGTCGTCGACTCCCGCAGCGGGGAGAGCTGGGACCAGGGGCACGTGCCCGGCGCGGTCCACCTGCCCACCCGCGAGATCGCCGCGCGGGCTGCCGCGCTCGTCCCGCCGGACGCCCAGGTGGTCACCTACTGCTGGGGGCCGGGCTGCAATGGCGCGACCCGCGCCGCCCTGGAGTTCGCCCGGCTCGGCTACCAGGTCAAGGAGATGATCGGCGGCTTCGAGTACTGGGCGCGGGAGGGCTTCGAGATCGAGACCGCCTCCGGCGTCACCCGCCGCCCGGTCGACGCGCTCACGGCACCGGTGGAGGCCATCGCCTGCGGCTGCTGA
- the murA gene encoding UDP-N-acetylglucosamine 1-carboxyvinyltransferase: MVRYRVRGGNALRGTAFIQGAKNAVLPMIGAALLAATGRTVLRNVPIIEDVRRAVELAEAVGAYIELHESERTLVIDASRVSSPVLPAEIARRFRGSVLFTPALLHRLGEAIVEGVGGCNLGSRNLDFHYLGYKRLGAIVDEGETVIHVKASGLTGATLYLDTPSHTGTENLIMAACLAKGTTVIENAALEPEVLDVIDMLTKMGARISGGGTGFITVEGVEELHAVEHTVMPDRLDAGVFAMAAAITGGELSLVGTGLDLGVVRYKLEQMGVEFARQGAVQHVRCEGPLRPINIITDTYPGFATDLQSPMMTVAALAEGTSYIHERIFDGRFALAGELNKMGANVEVDGSRAVVRGRTPLTGARVTAHDLRSGIALVLAGLAAEGETVIDSGYLIDRGHAHLAGRMRALGADITREISER, encoded by the coding sequence ATGGTCCGTTACCGCGTGCGCGGTGGCAACGCACTGCGTGGAACCGCGTTCATCCAGGGCGCGAAGAACGCCGTGCTCCCCATGATCGGTGCGGCCCTGCTCGCCGCCACGGGGCGCACCGTCCTGCGCAACGTGCCGATCATCGAGGACGTCCGGCGCGCGGTCGAGCTGGCCGAGGCCGTGGGCGCCTACATCGAGCTCCACGAGTCCGAGCGCACGCTGGTCATCGACGCCTCCCGGGTGAGCAGCCCCGTGCTGCCCGCCGAGATCGCCCGGCGCTTCCGCGGCTCGGTGCTGTTCACCCCCGCGCTGCTGCACCGCCTCGGCGAGGCGATCGTCGAGGGGGTCGGCGGCTGCAACCTCGGCAGCCGCAACCTCGACTTCCACTACCTCGGCTACAAGCGCCTCGGCGCGATCGTGGACGAGGGGGAGACCGTCATCCACGTCAAGGCCAGCGGCCTGACCGGCGCGACGCTCTACCTCGACACCCCGTCCCACACCGGCACCGAGAACCTCATCATGGCCGCCTGCCTGGCCAAGGGCACGACCGTGATCGAGAACGCCGCGCTGGAGCCGGAGGTGCTCGACGTCATCGACATGCTCACCAAGATGGGCGCGCGGATCAGCGGGGGCGGCACCGGCTTCATCACCGTCGAGGGCGTGGAGGAACTGCACGCGGTCGAGCACACCGTGATGCCCGACCGGCTCGACGCCGGCGTGTTCGCGATGGCCGCGGCGATCACCGGGGGCGAGCTGAGCCTCGTCGGCACCGGCCTCGACCTCGGCGTCGTGCGCTACAAGCTGGAGCAGATGGGCGTCGAGTTCGCCCGCCAGGGCGCGGTGCAGCACGTGCGCTGCGAGGGCCCGCTGCGCCCGATCAACATCATCACCGACACCTATCCCGGTTTCGCCACCGACCTCCAGTCGCCCATGATGACGGTCGCGGCGCTGGCCGAGGGCACCAGCTACATCCACGAGCGCATCTTCGACGGCCGCTTCGCGCTGGCCGGCGAGCTCAACAAGATGGGCGCCAACGTCGAGGTGGACGGCAGCCGCGCGGTGGTGCGCGGGCGCACCCCGCTGACCGGCGCCCGGGTGACCGCGCACGATCTGCGCTCCGGCATCGCGCTCGTGCTCGCCGGCCTCGCGGCCGAGGGCGAGACCGTCATCGACTCGGGTTACCTGATCGACCGCGGCCACGCGCATCTTGCCGGGCGAATGCGCGCGCTCGGCGCGGACATTACACGAGAGATTTCCGAGCGCTAA